The region CGCTCTACGCGCCGTCGGGGTGGTCGGGCCGCTTCTGGGCGCGCTCCGGCTGCGACTTCGACTCCTCCGGCAAGGGCTCCTGCGCCACGGGGGACTGCGGCTCCGGCCAGGTCGAgtgccgcggcgccggcgcctcccCGCCCGCCACGCTCGCCGAGTTCAccctcgacggcgccggcggcaaggACTTCTACGATGTCAGCCTCGTCGACGGCTACAACCTGCCCATGCTCGTCCAGGCGGCCGTTCCCGACTGCCCCGACACCGGCTGCCTCGTCGACCTCAACGAGCGCTGCCCCTCCGAGCTCCGCGCCGAGGACGGCCGCGCATGCCGCAGCGCCTGCGAGGCCTTCGGCCGGCCGGAGTACTGCTGCAACGGCGCCTACGGCAACCCGGACACCTGCCACCCCTCCCAGTACTCGCAGCTCTTCAAGTCGGCGTGCCCCAAATCCTACAGCTACGCCTACGACGATGCCACCTCCACCTTCACCTGCAACCACACCGATTACACCATCACCTTCTGCCCGCAATCCACTCCATCCAGGTTGGTACACATCTAGATTGTAatgcaatcaatcaatcaatcgtAGTGAATGGATTAAATTGAAATTTCGATTGGAAAGATTGGTATTTTGATGTGGAACATGAATTGGGGGAGGTTCATGGAgttaaagaaagaagagatttTGATGTGGAACATGAATTGGGGAAAGTATACAGAGATGGGATAGAGTTAGGCTCGGAGCTAAGAAAAGGAGCAATCTTTTCACCTTTGTTTCGCCCCTCACTTCCCTCGCATTGTAGCTAAGCTGGCCTTGACTGGAAAGTTGCAATTTCCTAGTAAGCATGGAAATTGCAACGGCAAATACACATAGCAATCTCATCATCTCTTTCAGGTTGATTATTAACCTTTCATTTCATGGCTTTGATATGTTTGCAGCGGGAATTCAAAAAACGGATCGCGGAGACCGAGCCACGAGCAGCTCGAAGACGCCGTGTGGCTGGCGAGTTTGAAGGCC is a window of Oryza brachyantha chromosome 8, ObraRS2, whole genome shotgun sequence DNA encoding:
- the LOC102699984 gene encoding thaumatin-like protein 1 encodes the protein MASQLLLLSMQLLGSPTSLALLLLSFLQGSVGVGAITFTFTNRCADTVWPGVLSGSGTPPLQTTGFALSPGESRSLYAPSGWSGRFWARSGCDFDSSGKGSCATGDCGSGQVECRGAGASPPATLAEFTLDGAGGKDFYDVSLVDGYNLPMLVQAAVPDCPDTGCLVDLNERCPSELRAEDGRACRSACEAFGRPEYCCNGAYGNPDTCHPSQYSQLFKSACPKSYSYAYDDATSTFTCNHTDYTITFCPQSTPSSGNSKNGSRRPSHEQLEDAVWLASLKASSGTGTVMAASWPVSIAFQAALTIAVVIMLDLQQHPVLVS